One genomic region from Tachysurus fulvidraco isolate hzauxx_2018 chromosome 14, HZAU_PFXX_2.0, whole genome shotgun sequence encodes:
- the LOC113634306 gene encoding tumor necrosis factor receptor superfamily member 14-like isoform X1, which translates to MKCGEETFLDFFFQEKPSTLKMVFSLEHIFIFAAIFLLNIDLCFCACARAEYEINKECCPMCAPGSHVYRHCTEFVSTTCVPCVDSFTSEPNGLLQCFSCAVCDTGQGIQVKTACTRISDTVCEPLEGLYCTNYEKGSCTQAVEHTQCRPGQYIKQKGTARDDAECAECKNGTYSDGSVEMCKLHTKCEDLGLEEIKPGTTISDVECGNKINLIQVVGIIVGIIVFIVVAVVVVLKSIHKIGMLRRNKVQKLNLKHSLHRQCLYNKRELTEQKIRTRCELAVLTGI; encoded by the exons ATGAAGTGTGGAGAGGAaacatttttggatttttttttccaagaaaaACCCAGCACTTTAAAGATGGTGTTTAGTTTGgagcatatatttatttttgctgctaTTTTCCTCCTGAACATTGACCTATGTTTTTGTGCTTGTGCTCGAGCAGAGTATGagataaataaagaatgttGCCCCATGTGTGCACCTG GAAGCCATGTTTATAGGCATTGCACAGAATTTGTCAGCACAACTTGTGTGCCGTGTGTTGACTCTTTCACTTCTGAGCCAAATGGTCTTCTACAATGCTTTagctgtgcagtgtgtgataCAG GGCAAGGCATACAAGTAAAAACAGCCTGCACAAGAATTTCAGATACAGTTTGTGAGCCACTTGAGGGATTGTACTGTACTAATTATGAGAAGGGTAGTTGTACACAGGCTGtggaacacacacaatgtagacCTGGACAATATATAAAGCAGAAAG GAACAGCACGTGATGATGCCGAATGTGCTGAATGTAAAAATGGTACCTACTCTGATGGCTCAGTTGAAATGTGCAAACTACATACAAA GTGTGAAGATTTAGGACTTGAAGAAATTAAACCAGGAACAACGATATCTGATGTTGAGTGTGGAAATAAAATCAATCTAATTCAAGTGGTTGGAATCATAGTTGGAATCATAGTTTTCATAGTTGTGGCTGTTGTAGTAGTCCTCAAAAGTATACATAAG ATCGGAATGCTGAGAAGGAACAAGGTACAAAAACTGAACTT AAAACACTCACTCCATAGACAGTGTCTCTATAATAAAAGAG AACTTACAGAACAGAAGATCAGGACACGATGTGAACTCGCTGTCCTCACTGGGATCTAG
- the LOC113634310 gene encoding tumor necrosis factor receptor superfamily member 14-like isoform X3: MISSLKHTFIITTVFFLNIELCVCACALVEYELKGECCPMCPPGQGLRVKTACTQTSDTVCEPLDGFYCSDGDRGSCIYAEEHKKCSPGEYIKRKGTAIKDTVCALCADGTYSDGFFQICKQHTKCEDLGLTEIAQGTHTFDAVCRRRIPAVLIADIITYVVPICLTAFGLAVLCVRNTWILNLRRGAGQLAV; the protein is encoded by the exons ATGATTTCCAGTTTGAaacatacttttattattactactgtttTCTTCTTGAACAttgaactgtgtgtttgtgcttgtgcatTAGTTGAATATGAGCTAAAAGGAGAATGCTGCCCCATGTGTCCACCTG gacagGGATTAAGAGTAAAAACTGCCTGTACACAGACTTCAGATACAGTTTGTGAGCCGCTGGACGGATTTTACTGTAGCGATGGAGACAGGGGCAGCTGCATATATGCTGAGGAACACAAAAAATGCAGTCCCGGTGAATACATAAAACGGAAAG GAACAGCAATTAaagatactgtatgtgcacTGTGTGCAGATGGTACATACTCCGATGGTTTCTTTCAAATTTGTAAACAACATACAAA aTGTGAAGATTTGGGACTTACAGAAATAGCACAGGGAACACATACTTTTGATGCTGTTTGTAGGAGACGCATTCCAGCAGTTCTAATAGCTGATATCATAACGTATGTGGTGCCTATATGTTTGACTGCTTTTGGACTTGCTGTACTTTGTGTAAGGAA TACATGGATATTGAACCTAAGACGTGGTGCTGGACAACTAGCAGtttaa
- the LOC113634306 gene encoding tumor necrosis factor receptor superfamily member 14-like isoform X2 — translation MKCGEETFLDFFFQEKPSTLKMVFSLEHIFIFAAIFLLNIDLCFCACARAEYEINKECCPMCAPGSHVYRHCTEFVSTTCVPCVDSFTSEPNGLLQCFSCAVCDTGQGIQVKTACTRISDTVCEPLEGLYCTNYEKGSCTQAVEHTQCRPGQYIKQKGTARDDAECAECKNGTYSDGSVEMCKLHTKCEDLGLEEIKPGTTISDVECGNKINLIQVVGIIVGIIVFIVVAVVVVLKSIHKVSRCSDRNAEKEQGTKTELKTLTP, via the exons ATGAAGTGTGGAGAGGAaacatttttggatttttttttccaagaaaaACCCAGCACTTTAAAGATGGTGTTTAGTTTGgagcatatatttatttttgctgctaTTTTCCTCCTGAACATTGACCTATGTTTTTGTGCTTGTGCTCGAGCAGAGTATGagataaataaagaatgttGCCCCATGTGTGCACCTG GAAGCCATGTTTATAGGCATTGCACAGAATTTGTCAGCACAACTTGTGTGCCGTGTGTTGACTCTTTCACTTCTGAGCCAAATGGTCTTCTACAATGCTTTagctgtgcagtgtgtgataCAG GGCAAGGCATACAAGTAAAAACAGCCTGCACAAGAATTTCAGATACAGTTTGTGAGCCACTTGAGGGATTGTACTGTACTAATTATGAGAAGGGTAGTTGTACACAGGCTGtggaacacacacaatgtagacCTGGACAATATATAAAGCAGAAAG GAACAGCACGTGATGATGCCGAATGTGCTGAATGTAAAAATGGTACCTACTCTGATGGCTCAGTTGAAATGTGCAAACTACATACAAA GTGTGAAGATTTAGGACTTGAAGAAATTAAACCAGGAACAACGATATCTGATGTTGAGTGTGGAAATAAAATCAATCTAATTCAAGTGGTTGGAATCATAGTTGGAATCATAGTTTTCATAGTTGTGGCTGTTGTAGTAGTCCTCAAAAGTATACATAAGGTTAGCCGATGTTCAG ATCGGAATGCTGAGAAGGAACAAGGTACAAAAACTGAACTT AAAACACTCACTCCATAG
- the LOC113634310 gene encoding tumor necrosis factor receptor superfamily member 14-like isoform X1 → MISSLKHTFIITTVFFLNIELCVCACALVEYELKGECCPMCPPGHRVFRNCTKFTSTICILCADLTYMDEPNGLPSCISCMECDTGQGLRVKTACTQTSDTVCEPLDGFYCSDGDRGSCIYAEEHKKCSPGEYIKRKGTAIKDTVCALCADGTYSDGFFQICKQHTKCEDLGLTEIAQGTHTFDAVCRRRIPAVLIADIITYVVPICLTAFGLAVLCVRNTWILNLRRGAGQLAV, encoded by the exons ATGATTTCCAGTTTGAaacatacttttattattactactgtttTCTTCTTGAACAttgaactgtgtgtttgtgcttgtgcatTAGTTGAATATGAGCTAAAAGGAGAATGCTGCCCCATGTGTCCACCTG GACATCGTGTTTTTAGAAATTGCACTAAATTCACCAGTACAATCTGTATACTGTGTGCTGACTTGACTTACATGGATGAACCCAATGGCCTTCCAAGCTGCATTAGCTGTATGGAATGTGATACTG gacagGGATTAAGAGTAAAAACTGCCTGTACACAGACTTCAGATACAGTTTGTGAGCCGCTGGACGGATTTTACTGTAGCGATGGAGACAGGGGCAGCTGCATATATGCTGAGGAACACAAAAAATGCAGTCCCGGTGAATACATAAAACGGAAAG GAACAGCAATTAaagatactgtatgtgcacTGTGTGCAGATGGTACATACTCCGATGGTTTCTTTCAAATTTGTAAACAACATACAAA aTGTGAAGATTTGGGACTTACAGAAATAGCACAGGGAACACATACTTTTGATGCTGTTTGTAGGAGACGCATTCCAGCAGTTCTAATAGCTGATATCATAACGTATGTGGTGCCTATATGTTTGACTGCTTTTGGACTTGCTGTACTTTGTGTAAGGAA TACATGGATATTGAACCTAAGACGTGGTGCTGGACAACTAGCAGtttaa
- the LOC113634310 gene encoding tumor necrosis factor receptor superfamily member 14-like isoform X2, with amino-acid sequence MISSLKHTFIITTVFFLNIELCVCACALVEYELKGECCPMCPPGHRVFRNCTKFTSTICILCADLTYMDEPNGLPSCISCMECDTGQGLRVKTACTQTSDTVCEPLDGFYCSDGDRGSCIYAEEHKKCSPGTAIKDTVCALCADGTYSDGFFQICKQHTKCEDLGLTEIAQGTHTFDAVCRRRIPAVLIADIITYVVPICLTAFGLAVLCVRNTWILNLRRGAGQLAV; translated from the exons ATGATTTCCAGTTTGAaacatacttttattattactactgtttTCTTCTTGAACAttgaactgtgtgtttgtgcttgtgcatTAGTTGAATATGAGCTAAAAGGAGAATGCTGCCCCATGTGTCCACCTG GACATCGTGTTTTTAGAAATTGCACTAAATTCACCAGTACAATCTGTATACTGTGTGCTGACTTGACTTACATGGATGAACCCAATGGCCTTCCAAGCTGCATTAGCTGTATGGAATGTGATACTG gacagGGATTAAGAGTAAAAACTGCCTGTACACAGACTTCAGATACAGTTTGTGAGCCGCTGGACGGATTTTACTGTAGCGATGGAGACAGGGGCAGCTGCATATATGCTGAGGAACACAAAAAATGCAGTCCCG GAACAGCAATTAaagatactgtatgtgcacTGTGTGCAGATGGTACATACTCCGATGGTTTCTTTCAAATTTGTAAACAACATACAAA aTGTGAAGATTTGGGACTTACAGAAATAGCACAGGGAACACATACTTTTGATGCTGTTTGTAGGAGACGCATTCCAGCAGTTCTAATAGCTGATATCATAACGTATGTGGTGCCTATATGTTTGACTGCTTTTGGACTTGCTGTACTTTGTGTAAGGAA TACATGGATATTGAACCTAAGACGTGGTGCTGGACAACTAGCAGtttaa